One window of Catonella massiliensis genomic DNA carries:
- a CDS encoding helix-turn-helix transcriptional regulator has product MEEYKGDKVMRTLQMYAKLMDGHVIYKGTEAAFYGVNERSIQRDIDDIRNFLDVDSERTGIENSIVYDRIEKGYKLETLYKIRLSNSEVLALCKILLDSRAFTKVKMVEMLNKLITCCVPETNQKLVQDLIRNEEFHYVEPRHKSDFMDRMWLLGQAIRENKYIEIDYCRSKDKKVVKRKVKPVAIMFSEYYFYLTAFIEDEEVRKNFDVINDSFPTIYRIDRIKDMKVCAEKFHIPYSSRFEEGEFRKRIQFMTGGRLTKVKFKYKGTDIDAILDRLPTAKVLDEDNGVYTVQAEVFGKGIEMWLRSQGENVEVVE; this is encoded by the coding sequence ATGGAAGAATATAAAGGTGATAAAGTAATGCGTACCTTACAGATGTACGCAAAGTTAATGGACGGGCATGTTATATACAAGGGAACAGAGGCTGCCTTTTATGGCGTAAATGAGAGGAGTATCCAAAGGGATATAGACGATATCAGAAACTTTCTGGATGTGGATTCTGAGAGAACAGGTATAGAAAACTCTATTGTTTATGACAGGATAGAAAAGGGCTATAAGCTAGAGACTTTATATAAGATTAGACTAAGCAATAGCGAAGTCTTGGCTCTTTGCAAGATACTGCTAGATAGTAGGGCATTTACTAAGGTTAAAATGGTAGAAATGCTAAACAAGCTGATTACCTGTTGTGTACCTGAAACCAATCAGAAGCTTGTGCAGGACTTGATCCGTAATGAAGAATTTCACTATGTAGAGCCTCGTCACAAGTCGGATTTCATGGATAGAATGTGGCTTCTAGGTCAGGCAATAAGGGAAAATAAATATATTGAGATTGATTATTGCCGGTCTAAGGATAAGAAGGTGGTTAAGCGGAAAGTAAAGCCAGTAGCTATAATGTTTTCGGAGTACTATTTTTACCTAACTGCATTTATAGAAGATGAAGAAGTGAGGAAGAACTTTGATGTAATCAATGACTCATTTCCAACAATATACCGCATAGACAGAATAAAAGATATGAAAGTTTGTGCTGAGAAATTCCATATCCCTTACAGTAGCAGATTTGAGGAGGGTGAGTTTAGAAAACGAATCCAATTTATGACTGGTGGCAGACTAACAAAGGTCAAGTTTAAGTACAAAGGAACTGATATAGATGCAATACTTGACAGATTGCCAACAGCTAAGGTGCTTGATGAGGATAATGGGGTTTATACAGTTCAGGCTGAGGTATTTGGAAAGGGAATTGAGATGTGGCTTAGGAGTCAGGGAGAGAATGTTGAGGTTGTGGAATAG
- a CDS encoding ZIP family metal transporter, with product MYINTVIGILIPFLGTSLGAAMVFVLKENMSEKLQKALTGFAAGVMVAASFWSLLVPALEQSESFGKFAFIPAAVGFLIGVGFLLLLDEITPHMHLDLTEEGPKGSRLSRSLKLVLAVTLHNIPEGMAVGVVYAGWLNGNSTITYFGALALAIGIAIQNFPEGAIVSMPLRAEGMPKWKTFLYGVLSGLVEPIGSVLTILCASQVVPLLPYFLSFAAGAMMYVVVEELIPEMSEGKHSNIGTVLFAVGFVTMMILDVSLG from the coding sequence ATGTATATAAACACGGTGATAGGAATACTGATACCCTTCCTCGGCACATCCCTTGGTGCTGCTATGGTATTTGTCCTAAAAGAAAATATGAGCGAAAAGCTACAAAAGGCTCTGACAGGGTTTGCCGCAGGGGTGATGGTGGCAGCATCTTTTTGGAGTCTGCTGGTACCTGCCCTTGAGCAGTCGGAGTCTTTTGGAAAGTTTGCATTTATCCCTGCTGCCGTAGGCTTTCTCATAGGCGTTGGTTTCTTACTTCTTTTAGATGAAATTACCCCTCACATGCACCTTGACCTTACAGAAGAGGGCCCTAAAGGAAGCCGTCTCAGCCGTTCTCTTAAGCTGGTTCTTGCCGTTACACTCCACAACATCCCTGAGGGTATGGCAGTAGGTGTAGTCTATGCAGGCTGGCTTAATGGCAACAGTACCATCACTTACTTTGGCGCCCTGGCTCTTGCAATAGGTATTGCCATTCAGAATTTTCCTGAGGGTGCCATTGTATCTATGCCTCTTAGAGCTGAGGGCATGCCAAAGTGGAAGACCTTTCTTTACGGAGTTTTATCAGGACTTGTAGAGCCTATAGGTTCAGTCCTAACTATTCTCTGTGCTTCACAGGTCGTGCCTTTGCTCCCATATTTCCTAAGCTTTGCAGCCGGGGCAATGATGTACGTAGTGGTTGAAGAGCTGATTCCTGAGATGTCAGAAGGAAAGCATTCCAACATTGGCACAGTGCTTTTTGCGGTGGGCTTTGTGACCATGATGATTCTTGATGTATCGCTGGGATAA
- a CDS encoding helix-turn-helix domain-containing protein has product MAKKSVVLLPETENILAQMGEQIKLARLRRRISATLVAERAGISRATLVAIEKGAPSVAIGCYAAVLHALNYMDRDLLLVAKDDELGRKLQDLGLMVNKRVRKG; this is encoded by the coding sequence ATGGCTAAAAAATCAGTAGTGTTATTGCCTGAAACTGAAAATATACTTGCTCAGATGGGAGAGCAGATAAAATTAGCAAGACTGCGAAGAAGAATATCAGCTACGCTGGTTGCAGAAAGAGCAGGAATAAGCAGGGCAACCCTTGTCGCTATAGAAAAAGGAGCACCATCAGTAGCCATAGGCTGTTATGCGGCTGTACTCCACGCACTAAACTATATGGACAGGGACTTGTTGCTGGTAGCCAAAGATGATGAACTTGGAAGAAAACTACAGGACTTGGGACTTATGGTAAATAAGAGAGTGAGGAAGGGATAA
- a CDS encoding ATP-dependent helicase, with protein sequence MEYSKPQLEAVRHVDGPMMVLAGPGSGKTAVITGRVRYLLEEMKIAPQTILVITFTKAAATEMRERFVKLMGESKGVQFATFHSIFFMILRVSYGYGVDRIISEEMTRNFLKEKIRTLDLEEGDEKDFIKNVIGEISRVKSEGVDIENYYSISCPEEAFRDIFRSYEAFMKERGLIDFDDMMILCDKLFSDYPHILEAWQSKFTYILIDEFQDVSRLQFELVSKMAKPLNNIFIVGDDDQSIYRFRGAKPEIMLGFEKIYPNCKKVILNENYRSTEAILNFAGSVIHKNKQRFDKKIVAAKGESGSLPVIKSFSDRRTEDTAIVKDIIKSHEAGIPFSEMAIVYRTNVAARPVVTKLIEYNIPFIMKEMAPSIYNHFIAKNIMDYLEIANGDRSRSRFLNIMNRPNRYLTRESLADAVTLNRDKVEYVSFIRWTDAYKGRNWMAERINTLQFHLAKLAELSPFGAIHYIRKAIGYDRFLTEYADERHIDAEELFDILEEIEEAAKPYSTLKEWKESIEEFNKKQKEEFEKNKNSDRDAVVISTMHGCKGLEFEKVYIPEAVEGIIPYKKAIRQSDIEEERRLFYVAITRAKKELMITYPKSLYGKDKEVSPFLREYLR encoded by the coding sequence GTGGAGTACAGTAAGCCACAGTTAGAAGCAGTAAGACACGTAGATGGCCCTATGATGGTGCTTGCAGGGCCGGGCTCAGGAAAAACAGCAGTAATTACTGGAAGGGTGCGCTACCTTTTGGAAGAGATGAAGATTGCCCCTCAGACCATCCTTGTTATAACCTTCACAAAGGCAGCTGCTACAGAGATGAGGGAGCGCTTTGTAAAACTAATGGGAGAGTCAAAGGGAGTACAGTTTGCCACCTTTCATTCGATATTTTTTATGATACTCAGGGTGTCCTACGGTTACGGAGTAGACCGGATAATTAGTGAGGAAATGACGAGGAATTTCCTAAAAGAAAAAATAAGGACACTGGACCTTGAAGAAGGGGATGAAAAGGATTTTATCAAAAATGTAATTGGAGAGATAAGCAGGGTAAAATCAGAGGGAGTGGATATAGAAAACTATTATTCCATAAGCTGCCCGGAGGAAGCATTTAGGGATATATTCAGGTCTTATGAGGCTTTTATGAAAGAGAGAGGGCTGATTGACTTTGATGATATGATGATACTCTGTGACAAGCTTTTTAGTGATTATCCTCATATCCTTGAGGCTTGGCAGAGCAAGTTTACATACATCCTCATAGATGAATTTCAGGATGTATCCAGGCTTCAGTTTGAGCTTGTAAGCAAGATGGCAAAGCCCCTTAACAACATTTTTATAGTGGGAGATGACGACCAGAGTATATACCGCTTCAGAGGCGCAAAGCCTGAGATTATGCTGGGCTTTGAGAAGATATATCCAAATTGCAAAAAGGTTATATTAAATGAAAACTACCGTTCTACAGAAGCCATTCTTAACTTCGCAGGGAGCGTAATACATAAAAATAAACAGCGTTTCGACAAGAAAATAGTGGCTGCAAAGGGAGAGTCGGGAAGCCTCCCTGTGATAAAGAGCTTTTCTGATAGAAGAACTGAGGATACTGCCATAGTAAAGGATATAATAAAGTCTCACGAGGCTGGAATACCATTTTCTGAAATGGCCATTGTATATAGGACAAATGTTGCGGCAAGGCCTGTAGTTACAAAGCTTATAGAGTATAATATTCCGTTCATCATGAAGGAGATGGCTCCAAGCATTTACAACCATTTTATAGCTAAAAATATAATGGACTACCTTGAAATAGCTAACGGAGACAGGTCAAGGAGCAGATTCTTAAATATAATGAACCGCCCAAACCGCTATCTGACAAGAGAAAGCCTTGCTGATGCAGTAACCCTAAACAGAGATAAGGTTGAATATGTGAGCTTTATCAGGTGGACTGATGCCTATAAGGGGAGGAACTGGATGGCTGAAAGAATCAATACACTTCAGTTTCATCTTGCAAAGCTAGCCGAACTTTCTCCCTTTGGCGCGATTCACTACATAAGAAAGGCTATTGGCTATGACAGGTTCTTGACGGAATACGCAGATGAAAGACATATAGATGCTGAAGAGCTCTTTGACATACTGGAGGAAATAGAGGAGGCTGCAAAGCCTTATTCCACCCTCAAAGAATGGAAGGAGAGCATAGAAGAGTTCAATAAGAAGCAAAAGGAAGAGTTTGAAAAGAATAAGAATTCCGACAGAGATGCCGTAGTAATCTCAACAATGCATGGCTGTAAGGGATTGGAGTTTGAGAAGGTATACATCCCTGAGGCTGTGGAAGGCATTATCCCATACAAAAAAGCCATCAGGCAGTCGGATATAGAAGAGGAGAGAAGGCTCTTCTATGTAGCTATTACCAGAGCCAAGAAGGAGCTTATGATTACCTATCCGAAGAGTCTCTATGGAAAGGACAAGGAGGTTTCACCGTTTTTAAGAGAGTATCTGAGGTAG
- the gltX gene encoding glutamate--tRNA ligase yields the protein MKQVRTRYAPSPTGRMHVGNLRTALYEFLIAKHAGGSFLLRIEDTDRERFVPGALDIIYKTMKETGLKHDEGPDIGGDCGPYVQSERQATGIYLKYAKELIEKGEAYYCFCDKERLESLKQTIDGKEVMVYDKHCLNLPKEEIERNLAEGKPYVIRQNIPREGTTTFKDEVYGEITAPNSELDDQILIKSDGYPTYNFANVVDDHLMGITHVVRGNEYLSSTPKYNRLYEAFGWEIPTYIHCPLITNEEHQKLSKRSGHSSYEDLIEQGFVPEAVVNFIALLGWSAESGTEIFDLEGLIREFDYTRINKSPAVFDMVKLRWMNGEYLKAMDFDKFFEMALPYIKEVITKDLDLKKIAELVKTRIEVLPDLKEHIDFFEELPDYDIAMYTHKKMKTTSESSLVVLRDLLPLLEASNDYSREGVEAVLMGYIQDKGIKNGQGLWPIRTAVSGKQMTPGGAYEIMEILGKEESLRRVRIGIEKLNKAVEG from the coding sequence ATGAAACAGGTAAGAACAAGGTACGCACCAAGTCCAACAGGAAGAATGCACGTAGGTAATTTAAGAACTGCTCTTTATGAGTTCCTCATAGCAAAGCATGCAGGAGGCTCATTTTTACTTAGAATAGAAGATACAGATAGGGAAAGATTTGTACCGGGAGCCCTTGATATCATTTACAAGACAATGAAGGAGACAGGTCTTAAGCATGATGAAGGTCCTGATATTGGCGGTGACTGTGGCCCTTATGTGCAGAGTGAGAGACAGGCTACGGGAATATATCTAAAGTATGCCAAAGAACTTATAGAAAAGGGAGAGGCTTATTACTGCTTCTGCGACAAGGAAAGGCTTGAAAGTCTCAAGCAGACTATAGACGGGAAAGAGGTCATGGTCTATGACAAGCACTGCCTTAACCTTCCTAAGGAAGAAATAGAGAGAAATCTTGCTGAGGGCAAGCCTTACGTCATCAGACAGAATATTCCAAGAGAGGGAACTACCACATTTAAGGATGAGGTTTATGGAGAGATAACAGCTCCAAACTCAGAGCTTGACGACCAGATTCTTATTAAGTCTGATGGCTATCCTACCTACAATTTCGCCAATGTAGTAGATGACCACCTTATGGGAATCACCCATGTAGTCCGTGGCAATGAGTATCTTTCATCTACACCTAAGTACAACAGGCTCTACGAAGCATTTGGCTGGGAAATCCCTACTTACATCCACTGCCCGCTTATTACCAATGAAGAACATCAGAAGCTCTCAAAGCGCAGTGGACACAGCTCCTATGAAGACCTTATTGAGCAGGGCTTTGTACCTGAGGCAGTTGTAAACTTCATAGCACTTCTTGGCTGGAGTGCTGAGAGCGGAACTGAGATATTTGACCTTGAAGGTCTTATCAGAGAGTTTGATTATACCAGAATTAATAAGTCGCCTGCTGTATTTGACATGGTTAAGCTTCGTTGGATGAATGGTGAGTACCTTAAGGCTATGGACTTTGACAAGTTCTTTGAAATGGCTCTTCCATACATCAAAGAGGTGATTACAAAAGACCTAGACCTTAAGAAAATAGCTGAGCTTGTGAAGACAAGAATCGAAGTATTGCCTGACCTTAAGGAGCATATTGACTTCTTTGAGGAACTTCCTGATTACGATATAGCTATGTACACTCACAAGAAAATGAAGACAACCTCTGAGAGCTCGCTTGTAGTTCTTCGTGACCTTCTCCCACTACTTGAGGCAAGTAATGATTATTCAAGAGAGGGAGTTGAGGCTGTACTTATGGGCTACATCCAGGATAAAGGCATCAAGAACGGACAGGGACTTTGGCCGATAAGAACCGCTGTTTCAGGCAAACAGATGACACCTGGCGGGGCTTACGAGATAATGGAGATTCTTGGCAAGGAAGAAAGCCTAAGAAGAGTTAGAATAGGTATAGAAAAGCTAAATAAGGCAGTAGAGGGCTAA
- a CDS encoding DUF1292 domain-containing protein, translating into MAIEKEENLPYMVIPVDMEDGTQIECEVLAIFPVGGKQYIALIDKDNDDSDIWLYRFVPVGDEEFNIEDIEDDKEFELVEDAFNKMVESAEIDAVIDEKE; encoded by the coding sequence ATGGCTATAGAGAAGGAAGAGAACTTACCTTACATGGTGATTCCCGTTGATATGGAAGACGGAACCCAGATAGAATGTGAAGTACTTGCTATCTTTCCGGTAGGGGGCAAGCAGTATATTGCCCTTATTGACAAAGACAATGACGACAGCGATATATGGCTGTATAGATTTGTCCCGGTTGGAGATGAAGAATTCAACATAGAAGATATCGAGGACGATAAGGAATTTGAGTTGGTAGAGGATGCCTTTAACAAGATGGTAGAGTCTGCGGAGATAGATGCAGTAATAGACGAAAAAGAATAA
- a CDS encoding RpnC/YadD family protein: protein MLDAVLHDDRFKIMKSEIVRIKTEGREVDMCEFLDELEKRGMEKGIEQGIEQGMEKGEEQATFRIAKNFKDSKVDVEIIVKATGLTKEQVEAL from the coding sequence TTGCTAGATGCGGTACTACATGATGACAGATTTAAAATAATGAAAAGTGAAATTGTCCGAATCAAAACAGAAGGGAGAGAGGTTGATATGTGTGAATTTTTAGATGAACTTGAGAAAAGAGGGATGGAAAAAGGAATAGAACAAGGAATAGAACAAGGAATGGAGAAAGGTGAAGAACAAGCTACATTCCGCATAGCAAAGAATTTTAAGGACAGTAAGGTAGATGTAGAGATTATAGTGAAGGCAACAGGACTTACAAAGGAGCAGGTAGAAGCACTGTAA
- the malQ gene encoding 4-alpha-glucanotransferase, with amino-acid sequence MRSCGVLLPVSSLPSEYGIGCFSKEAYEFVDKLFEAGQGYWQILPLGPTSYGDSPYQSFSTYAGNPYFVDLVELKNLGLIKEAELKKLNFGKNAHYVDYAKVYNSRFKALKIAFENAKKLLKAGKLKIEGAESFEAFKKANSLWLPDYSLFMAIKDSLGGIAWNEWEEGLRLRGAATLKKYKDKLADEVEFYAFIQWMFDIQWKKLKKYANERGIKIIGDVPIYVAFDSADAWASPELFQFDENFIPTAVAGCPPDAFSATGQLWGNPLYDWDYHKKTGYEWWMKRMARAFDLYDTVRIDHFRGFDTYYSIPYGRKDAVVGKWKKGAGFALFARMKEVLGEMDVIAEDLGYLTPSVIKLVKRTGYPGMKVIHFAFYGGAETTYLPHNHVANSVVYTGTHDNDTTLGWYRSLTKKVRDYTREYLNIRTEDEKEIVWDVIRSAYMSVGNLAIIPMQDFLCLGSEARINTPSTLGGNWEWRMGKKDFTAKLAKRMKKLAITYGRAADETKVK; translated from the coding sequence ATGAGAAGTTGCGGAGTACTTTTACCGGTTAGTTCATTGCCTTCCGAATACGGTATTGGCTGTTTTTCAAAAGAGGCGTATGAATTTGTGGATAAGCTTTTTGAGGCAGGACAGGGCTACTGGCAGATACTGCCACTTGGACCAACAAGCTATGGAGACAGTCCATATCAGTCATTCTCTACCTATGCAGGCAATCCTTACTTTGTAGACCTTGTAGAACTTAAGAATTTGGGTCTTATCAAAGAAGCTGAGCTTAAGAAGCTTAACTTTGGGAAGAATGCTCACTATGTAGACTATGCGAAGGTATATAATTCAAGATTTAAGGCACTCAAGATAGCTTTTGAGAATGCCAAGAAGCTTCTTAAAGCTGGTAAACTTAAGATAGAAGGTGCGGAGAGCTTTGAAGCATTTAAGAAGGCGAACAGCCTTTGGCTGCCTGACTATTCGCTTTTTATGGCTATTAAGGACTCGCTTGGCGGTATAGCTTGGAATGAGTGGGAGGAAGGACTTAGACTTCGTGGGGCTGCTACACTTAAGAAGTACAAGGATAAGCTTGCTGATGAAGTTGAATTCTACGCATTTATACAGTGGATGTTTGACATACAATGGAAGAAGCTTAAAAAGTATGCAAATGAAAGGGGAATTAAGATAATAGGTGATGTGCCTATCTATGTTGCCTTTGACTCTGCCGATGCTTGGGCAAGTCCTGAACTTTTCCAGTTTGATGAGAATTTCATACCTACTGCGGTTGCAGGCTGCCCTCCTGATGCTTTCTCAGCGACAGGACAGCTCTGGGGCAATCCTCTTTATGACTGGGATTATCACAAGAAGACGGGCTACGAATGGTGGATGAAGCGTATGGCGAGGGCATTTGACCTTTACGATACTGTAAGAATAGACCATTTTAGAGGCTTTGATACCTATTATTCCATTCCTTATGGAAGAAAAGATGCAGTTGTGGGTAAATGGAAGAAGGGCGCGGGCTTTGCACTCTTTGCAAGGATGAAGGAAGTGCTTGGAGAGATGGATGTGATAGCTGAAGACCTTGGCTACCTCACACCTTCTGTAATAAAGCTTGTGAAGCGTACAGGGTATCCGGGAATGAAGGTCATCCACTTTGCGTTTTACGGTGGAGCTGAAACTACCTACCTCCCACATAACCATGTAGCAAATTCAGTTGTATATACAGGAACTCACGATAATGACACCACTCTTGGCTGGTACCGTTCTTTAACCAAGAAGGTAAGAGATTACACGAGAGAGTATCTTAATATCCGGACTGAGGATGAAAAGGAAATTGTATGGGATGTTATAAGAAGTGCTTATATGAGTGTGGGTAATCTTGCCATTATCCCTATGCAGGACTTCCTCTGCCTTGGAAGTGAAGCCAGAATCAATACTCCGTCTACGCTAGGTGGTAACTGGGAGTGGAGAATGGGCAAGAAGGACTTTACTGCAAAGCTTGCAAAGAGAATGAAAAAGCTTGCCATAACCTATGGCAGAGCAGCGGATGAGACTAAAGTTAAGTAA
- a CDS encoding glycogen/starch/alpha-glucan phosphorylase, translated as MEIRDRFEKLSAKLYGRPIRQCTEAELFHTLLVLTKELIADKKQITGERKLYYISAEFLIGKLLSNNLINLGVYDEIDSILKESGKSLSMIENIEPEPSLGNGGLGRLAACFLDSIASLGLNGCGVGLLYHFGLFKQSFHDHLQCANKNEWITDKSWLTKTDLSFDVKFGDRTVRSTMYDIDVVGYENGIGKLHLFDVNSVDESIVGNGIDFDKNNIEKNLTLFLYPDDSDEAGHLLRIYQQYFMVSNAARLIIKDMKDAGHDLHDLNKYAVVQINDTHPTMVIPELIRILTQEEYFTMDDAIEVVSKTCAYTNHTILAEALEKWPLRYLEKVVPVLVPIIKELNNRIRKVNPDPVIQIIDDENRVHMAHIDIHYGFSTNGVAAIHTDILKDSELNHFYKLYPERFNNKTNGITFRRWLLSCNHGLARLLDETIGTGYRKDASELKKLLEHKEDQNFLDKLDEVKKANKQALADYVKKMEGVNIDPNSVFDVQVKRLHEYKRQQMNALYIIHKYLEIKAGKKPETPVTCIFGAKAAPAYVIAKDIIHLILVLAEIINKDPEVSPYLKVVMVSNYNVSYAEKIIPACDISEQISLASKEASGTSNMKFMLNGAITLGTDDGANVEIHDFVGDDNIYIFGAKSDEVIEHYKKADYVSRDIYNKSKVVKDAVDFIVSDTVTKVGNKENLERLYNDLINKDWFMALLDLEAYIEKKDEILKDYADREKWKRMVVVNMANAGFFSSDRTIEEYNRDIWKLR; from the coding sequence ATGGAAATTAGGGATAGATTTGAAAAATTATCAGCCAAGCTTTATGGGAGGCCAATAAGACAGTGTACGGAGGCAGAGCTTTTTCATACATTGCTGGTACTTACAAAGGAGCTGATAGCTGATAAGAAGCAGATAACGGGAGAAAGGAAGCTCTACTACATTTCTGCGGAATTTCTTATAGGCAAACTGCTTAGCAACAATCTTATAAATTTAGGTGTATATGATGAAATAGACAGTATATTAAAGGAATCAGGCAAGAGCCTCTCTATGATAGAGAATATCGAGCCTGAGCCATCGCTTGGAAATGGTGGACTTGGAAGACTTGCTGCATGCTTTCTTGACTCGATTGCGAGTCTTGGACTGAATGGCTGCGGTGTTGGTCTTTTGTACCACTTTGGCTTATTTAAGCAGTCATTTCACGATCACCTTCAGTGCGCAAATAAAAATGAGTGGATTACCGACAAGTCATGGCTTACAAAGACTGATTTAAGCTTCGATGTTAAATTCGGTGACAGAACAGTTAGATCTACAATGTACGATATAGATGTAGTTGGATACGAGAATGGAATCGGAAAGCTTCATCTATTCGATGTGAATTCCGTGGATGAGAGCATTGTAGGAAATGGTATTGACTTTGACAAAAACAACATAGAGAAAAACCTAACCCTTTTCCTCTATCCTGATGATTCAGACGAGGCGGGACATCTTCTTCGTATCTATCAGCAGTACTTTATGGTAAGTAATGCCGCAAGACTCATTATAAAGGATATGAAGGATGCGGGACATGATTTACATGACCTTAATAAGTACGCTGTAGTTCAGATTAATGATACACATCCTACTATGGTTATCCCTGAACTTATCAGAATTCTTACTCAGGAAGAGTATTTTACAATGGATGATGCGATTGAAGTGGTAAGCAAGACCTGCGCTTATACCAACCATACCATCCTTGCTGAGGCACTTGAAAAATGGCCTCTAAGATACCTTGAAAAGGTAGTTCCTGTACTTGTGCCTATTATCAAGGAGCTTAACAACAGAATAAGAAAAGTAAATCCTGATCCTGTTATTCAGATAATAGATGATGAGAACAGGGTACACATGGCTCATATTGACATCCACTATGGTTTCTCAACCAATGGTGTTGCAGCCATCCACACAGATATTCTTAAGGATTCCGAGCTTAATCATTTCTACAAGCTCTATCCTGAGAGATTTAACAACAAGACCAATGGTATTACCTTTAGAAGATGGCTGCTTTCCTGTAACCATGGGCTTGCGAGGCTCTTAGATGAGACAATCGGCACAGGCTATAGAAAGGATGCCTCTGAACTTAAGAAGCTCTTAGAACATAAGGAAGACCAGAACTTCCTTGACAAGCTTGATGAAGTTAAGAAAGCCAACAAACAGGCGCTTGCAGACTATGTAAAGAAGATGGAGGGAGTGAATATTGATCCTAACTCTGTATTTGATGTGCAGGTAAAGCGTCTTCACGAGTATAAGCGTCAGCAGATGAATGCACTCTACATCATACACAAGTACCTTGAGATCAAGGCAGGTAAAAAGCCTGAGACTCCTGTTACCTGCATCTTCGGTGCAAAGGCAGCCCCTGCTTATGTGATAGCTAAGGACATCATCCACCTCATCCTTGTACTTGCTGAGATAATTAACAAGGATCCTGAGGTTAGCCCATATCTTAAGGTGGTTATGGTTTCAAACTACAATGTAAGCTATGCAGAGAAGATTATTCCTGCCTGCGATATATCTGAGCAGATTTCTCTCGCGTCCAAGGAGGCAAGTGGAACTTCTAACATGAAGTTTATGCTTAACGGTGCTATTACTCTTGGAACAGATGACGGTGCCAATGTAGAGATACACGACTTTGTAGGAGATGATAACATCTACATCTTTGGTGCGAAGTCTGATGAGGTAATTGAGCACTATAAGAAGGCTGATTATGTGTCTCGTGACATTTACAATAAGTCAAAGGTGGTAAAAGATGCAGTTGACTTCATCGTAAGTGATACGGTTACAAAGGTTGGTAACAAAGAGAACCTTGAAAGACTTTATAATGACCTTATAAATAAGGACTGGTTTATGGCTCTTCTTGACCTTGAGGCTTATATTGAGAAGAAGGACGAGATACTTAAGGATTATGCTGACAGAGAAAAATGGAAGAGAATGGTTGTTGTAAATATGGCAAATGCCGGTTTCTTCTCGTCTGACAGAACAATAGAAGAATATAATAGAGATATCTGGAAACTGAGATAG